In the Candidatus Methylomirabilota bacterium genome, one interval contains:
- a CDS encoding S1C family serine protease: MSHVAESTHALSTLSNQFADAVEQIGRAVVQVDGRPRRPSSGVVYAPHLVIVAEHAVERDDDLHVEAADGPPLPAQLLGRDPPSDLAVLRVPGLGLEPAALAATPARVGQFLLAVGRPGHRGLMASIGVVSAVSGPLRTRGGMLEQYIRTDATPYPGFSGGALVDARGAVLGVLTTGLVGGVALAVPAALAWRLADTLARQGYVTRGWLGIGSQPVRIPPAQRAGREHAAGLLIVEVAPESPAEHAGLLLGDILVALDGRPVADAEDLQALLVGDRVGRPVPVEVLRGGVLTRLEAIVGQRGGRQP; encoded by the coding sequence ATGAGCCACGTTGCCGAGAGCACGCACGCGCTGAGCACGCTCTCGAACCAGTTCGCCGACGCCGTGGAGCAGATCGGTCGAGCGGTGGTCCAGGTGGACGGCCGCCCGCGCCGGCCGTCGAGCGGCGTCGTGTACGCGCCCCATCTCGTGATCGTCGCCGAGCACGCCGTCGAGCGCGACGACGACCTTCACGTCGAAGCCGCCGACGGCCCGCCGCTCCCGGCCCAGCTCCTCGGCCGGGACCCCCCGAGCGACCTCGCGGTGCTCCGCGTCCCCGGCCTCGGCCTCGAGCCGGCGGCCCTCGCCGCCACTCCGGCCCGCGTCGGACAGTTCCTCCTCGCCGTCGGCCGGCCGGGCCACCGCGGGCTGATGGCCAGTATCGGGGTCGTGAGCGCGGTGAGCGGGCCGCTGAGGACCCGCGGCGGGATGCTCGAGCAGTACATCCGAACCGATGCCACCCCGTACCCGGGCTTTTCGGGCGGCGCGCTGGTCGACGCGCGCGGCGCCGTGCTCGGGGTGCTGACGACCGGGCTGGTGGGCGGGGTCGCGCTCGCCGTGCCGGCCGCGCTCGCCTGGCGTCTCGCCGACACGCTCGCCCGCCAGGGCTATGTCACGCGTGGCTGGCTCGGGATCGGCAGCCAGCCTGTCCGCATTCCTCCGGCCCAGCGCGCGGGCCGAGAGCACGCAGCCGGGCTCTTGATCGTGGAGGTCGCGCCCGAGAGCCCGGCCGAGCACGCAGGGCTCCTGCTGGGCGATATCCTGGTCGCGCTCGACGGCCGGCCGGTGGCCGACGCCGAGGATCTGCAGGCGCTCCTGGTCGGGGACCGCGTGGGCCGCCCGGTGCCGGTCGAGGTGCTTCGGGGGGGCGTCTTGACGCGACTCGAGGCGATCGTGGGCCAGCGCGGCGGGCGGCAACC